In a genomic window of Streptomyces sp. SJL17-4:
- a CDS encoding RNA methyltransferase: MAELITIDDPDDPRLRDYTGLTDVELRRRREPAEGLFIAEGEKVIRRARQAGYEMRSMLLSAKWVDVMRDVIDEVPAPVYAIQPDLAERVTGYHVHRGALASMQRKPLPDAAELLGGARRVVVMESVNDHTNIGAIFRSAAALGMDAVLLSPDCADPLYRRSVKVSMGAVFSVPYARLDTWPRGLEAVREAGFKLLALTPAEKAMSIDEAAPHRMERVALMLGAEGDGLSTQALRAADEWVRIPMAHGVDSLNVGAAAAVAFYAVATGRPES; encoded by the coding sequence GTGGCCGAACTCATCACGATCGACGACCCCGACGACCCGCGCCTGCGCGACTACACGGGTCTGACCGATGTCGAACTCCGCCGCAGAAGGGAACCGGCCGAGGGCCTGTTCATCGCGGAGGGCGAGAAGGTCATCCGCCGGGCCCGGCAGGCGGGGTACGAGATGCGGTCGATGCTGCTCTCCGCCAAGTGGGTCGATGTGATGCGGGACGTCATCGACGAGGTTCCCGCGCCGGTGTACGCGATCCAGCCGGACCTCGCGGAACGCGTCACCGGCTACCACGTGCACCGGGGCGCCCTGGCCTCGATGCAGCGCAAGCCGCTCCCGGACGCCGCCGAGCTGCTCGGCGGTGCCCGCCGGGTGGTCGTGATGGAGTCGGTGAACGACCACACCAACATCGGCGCGATCTTCCGGAGCGCCGCGGCGCTCGGCATGGACGCGGTGCTGCTGTCGCCGGACTGCGCGGATCCGCTGTACCGGCGGTCGGTGAAGGTCTCGATGGGGGCGGTGTTCTCCGTGCCGTACGCCAGGCTCGACACGTGGCCGCGGGGCCTGGAGGCGGTACGGGAGGCGGGCTTCAAGCTCCTGGCCCTGACGCCGGCCGAGAAGGCGATGTCGATCGACGAGGCCGCCCCGCACCGCATGGAGCGGGTGGCCCTGATGCTGGGCGCGGAGGGCGACGGCCTGTCCACGCAGGCGCTGCGGGCCGCGGACGAGTGGGTCCGCATCCCGATGGCCCACGGCGTCGACTCACTGAACGTGGGCGCGGCGGCGGCGGTGGCCTTCTACGCGGTGGCGACGGGCCGCCCGGAGTCCTGA
- a CDS encoding protein kinase: MAMMRLRREDPRIVGSFRLHRRLGAGGMGVVYLGSDRRGQRVALKVIRPDLAEDQEFRSRFAREVSAARRIRGGCTARLVAADLEAERPWFATQYVPGPSLHDRVAEEGSLRAADVASIGAALSEGLVAVHEAGVVHRDLKPSNILLSPKGPRIIDFGIAWATGASTLTHVGTAVGSPGFLAPEQVRGAAVTPATDVFSLGATLAYAAMADSPFGHGSSEVMLYRVVHEEPQLHGVPDALAPLIRACLAKDPEDRPSTLQLSMRLKEIAAREAQGLPVSRPPVQRERAEERHTVRPTERYTERDVPGRGPERGAERGGERGVERGSERGADRGSERGAERDRGGRGPGPASRPSAGPRTGGRPATRPGARSTSTGRRPANPRLLRQRLFVFVVVTLVVALGIAAAQALQG, encoded by the coding sequence ATGGCGATGATGCGGCTCCGGCGCGAGGATCCGCGGATCGTCGGGTCGTTCCGGCTCCACCGCAGGCTGGGTGCCGGCGGGATGGGCGTCGTGTACTTGGGGTCCGACCGGCGCGGTCAGCGGGTGGCACTGAAGGTGATCCGGCCCGATCTGGCCGAGGACCAGGAGTTCCGGTCCCGGTTCGCCCGTGAGGTCTCGGCCGCCCGGCGGATCCGCGGCGGCTGTACGGCCCGGCTCGTCGCCGCCGACCTGGAGGCCGAGCGCCCCTGGTTCGCCACGCAGTACGTGCCCGGTCCCTCGCTGCACGACCGGGTCGCCGAGGAGGGCTCGCTGCGCGCCGCCGACGTGGCCTCGATCGGGGCCGCGCTCTCGGAGGGGCTCGTCGCCGTCCACGAGGCGGGGGTCGTGCACCGGGACCTCAAGCCCTCGAACATCCTGCTCTCCCCCAAGGGCCCCCGGATCATCGACTTCGGCATCGCCTGGGCCACCGGGGCCAGCACCCTGACCCATGTCGGTACGGCGGTCGGCTCCCCCGGCTTCCTCGCCCCCGAGCAGGTGCGCGGCGCGGCCGTCACCCCCGCCACCGACGTGTTCTCGCTCGGCGCCACGCTGGCGTACGCGGCGATGGCCGACTCGCCCTTCGGGCACGGCAGTTCCGAGGTCATGCTCTACCGGGTCGTGCACGAGGAGCCGCAGCTGCACGGGGTGCCGGACGCGCTGGCGCCGCTCATCCGGGCCTGCCTCGCGAAGGACCCCGAGGACCGTCCCAGCACCCTTCAGCTGTCGATGCGGCTCAAGGAGATCGCCGCGCGCGAGGCGCAGGGGCTGCCGGTCTCACGGCCGCCCGTGCAGCGGGAACGCGCCGAGGAGCGGCACACCGTACGGCCGACGGAGCGCTACACCGAGCGGGACGTGCCCGGTCGTGGGCCGGAGCGGGGCGCGGAGCGCGGCGGCGAGCGGGGCGTCGAACGAGGTTCGGAGCGCGGCGCGGACCGTGGCTCCGAGCGTGGTGCCGAGCGGGATCGTGGCGGGCGTGGGCCCGGGCCGGCGTCCCGGCCCTCGGCCGGGCCGCGGACCGGTGGCCGTCCCGCGACCCGGCCGGGTGCGCGGTCGACGTCCACGGGACGCCGACCCGCCAACCCGCGGCTGCTGCGGCAGCGGCTCTTCGTCTTCGTGGTGGTGACGCTGGTGGTGGCCCTGGGCATCGCCGCCGCGCAGGCGCTTCAGGGGTAG
- a CDS encoding aminoglycoside phosphotransferase family protein: MDFPDRPLIDGLTAYAHAAAHRPGAPCRCASGLVGVLADRDDGTVVRHGRLVAKAHAPGTDPEAHRARIALAAHPDLRDVFLPPLPAPTPGELDGRPVSVWPYGSPVDPADPDAAPWEEAATLLALLHRTPPPAESAVRLPEMRAPVKAALAVDRMRRTAPDHPAVATVLAAWRSIPGRVAPDAPRLLCHGDFHLGQLVRDTGPVESPAAPPPPHAPWRLIDMDDAGLGDPAWDLARPAAWFAAGILPPEIWSRFLGAYQEAGGPAVGTDPWVQLDVPARALTVQTAALAVAKSTAEGRPLDEVEDVMIDTCARIAGHRTDSAAVAST; the protein is encoded by the coding sequence GTGGACTTCCCCGACCGGCCCCTCATCGACGGCCTCACCGCCTACGCGCACGCCGCAGCCCACCGCCCCGGCGCGCCTTGTCGCTGCGCGAGCGGTCTCGTCGGGGTGCTGGCTGACCGGGACGACGGGACGGTCGTACGCCACGGGCGACTGGTCGCGAAGGCACACGCCCCCGGCACCGACCCCGAGGCGCACCGCGCGCGGATCGCGCTCGCCGCCCACCCGGACCTCCGTGACGTCTTCCTCCCGCCCCTCCCGGCGCCCACGCCCGGCGAACTCGACGGCCGGCCGGTCAGCGTGTGGCCGTACGGCTCGCCCGTCGACCCGGCGGACCCCGACGCCGCCCCGTGGGAGGAGGCGGCGACACTCCTCGCCCTGCTCCACCGCACCCCGCCCCCCGCGGAGTCGGCCGTCCGACTCCCTGAGATGAGGGCCCCGGTCAAAGCGGCCCTCGCCGTGGACCGGATGCGCCGGACGGCACCGGACCACCCTGCTGTGGCGACGGTCCTGGCCGCCTGGCGGTCGATCCCCGGCCGCGTCGCACCGGACGCCCCCCGCCTCCTCTGCCACGGCGACTTCCACCTGGGCCAACTGGTCCGCGACACGGGCCCCGTGGAGTCCCCCGCCGCGCCGCCCCCGCCCCACGCCCCCTGGCGGCTCATCGACATGGACGACGCCGGTCTCGGCGACCCCGCGTGGGATCTGGCCCGCCCCGCGGCCTGGTTCGCGGCCGGCATCCTGCCCCCGGAGATCTGGTCCCGCTTCCTCGGCGCGTACCAGGAGGCGGGCGGCCCGGCCGTGGGCACGGATCCGTGGGTCCAACTCGACGTGCCCGCCCGCGCCCTGACAGTCCAGACGGCGGCGCTCGCCGTCGCCAAGTCGACGGCCGAGGGCCGGCCGCTCGACGAGGTCGAGGACGTGATGATCGACACCTGCGCCCGTATCGCGGGGCATCGAACCGACTCGGCCGCTGTGGCGTCCACATAG
- a CDS encoding zf-TFIIB domain-containing protein, with translation MQCPKCHAAMHTYNRNGVQIEQCSGCRGIFLDYGELESLTRLESQWVQQAPPAPPAPQAYPAAQPAAPAWGAPQHGGHHGGGHYRQRGFGRMLFSS, from the coding sequence ATGCAGTGTCCCAAGTGCCATGCGGCCATGCACACGTACAACCGCAACGGCGTCCAGATCGAGCAGTGCAGCGGCTGCCGCGGGATATTCCTGGACTACGGCGAGCTGGAGTCCCTGACCCGCCTGGAGTCCCAGTGGGTCCAGCAGGCTCCGCCCGCCCCGCCGGCCCCGCAGGCCTACCCGGCCGCGCAGCCCGCCGCCCCCGCCTGGGGCGCCCCGCAGCACGGCGGTCACCACGGCGGCGGTCACTACCGTCAGCGCGGTTTCGGCCGGATGCTCTTCTCCTCCTGA
- a CDS encoding chorismate-binding protein yields MYDLAPLARFGGLLATDLRDVTHDPEALDSAGFWAVCADFEGRLTCARFGDVRPDPVPAPVPGGWRGPAAGDWTSSLDRAAYIAGVRRVREHIARGEVYQANLCRVLTAPLPDPAAADVDALTALLARGNPAPYAGTIRLPAHGVEIATASPELYLRREGALISSGPIKGTGRTAADLLPKDHAENVMIVDLVRNDLGRVSETGSVAVPALCAIEEHPGLVHLVSTVTGLLREDDGWPELLDATFPPGSVTGAPKSSALRIIEALETAPRGPYCGGIGWVDADAGTSELAVGIRTFWIDRPEGVLRFGTGAGITWGSDPEREWEETELKASRLVAIASGAYESGALEASGKATSR; encoded by the coding sequence GTGTACGACCTTGCTCCGCTGGCCCGCTTCGGCGGCCTCCTCGCGACCGACCTCCGGGACGTCACGCACGACCCCGAAGCCCTGGACTCCGCCGGCTTCTGGGCCGTCTGTGCGGACTTCGAGGGACGGCTGACCTGCGCCCGCTTCGGTGACGTGCGGCCCGATCCCGTCCCCGCGCCCGTCCCGGGCGGCTGGCGCGGCCCCGCCGCCGGTGACTGGACGTCCTCCCTCGACCGCGCCGCGTACATCGCGGGCGTCCGGCGCGTACGCGAGCACATCGCGCGCGGCGAGGTCTACCAGGCGAACCTCTGCCGGGTGCTGACCGCGCCGCTGCCGGACCCGGCCGCCGCCGACGTCGACGCCCTCACCGCGCTCCTCGCCCGGGGCAACCCCGCCCCGTACGCCGGAACCATCCGCCTGCCCGCGCACGGCGTGGAGATCGCCACCGCCTCCCCCGAGCTCTACCTCCGCAGGGAAGGGGCCCTGATCTCCTCCGGTCCCATCAAGGGGACCGGCCGCACCGCCGCCGACCTCCTCCCCAAGGACCACGCGGAGAACGTGATGATCGTCGACCTGGTCCGCAACGACCTGGGACGCGTCAGCGAGACCGGCTCCGTCGCCGTTCCCGCCCTCTGCGCGATCGAGGAGCATCCCGGCCTCGTCCACCTCGTCTCGACGGTCACCGGCCTGCTGCGCGAGGACGACGGCTGGCCCGAGCTGCTCGACGCCACCTTCCCGCCCGGCTCCGTGACCGGCGCGCCCAAGTCCAGCGCGCTGCGGATCATCGAGGCCCTGGAGACCGCCCCCCGCGGTCCGTACTGCGGAGGCATCGGCTGGGTCGACGCCGACGCGGGCACGTCGGAGCTGGCCGTCGGCATAAGGACCTTCTGGATCGACCGTCCCGAGGGCGTGCTCCGCTTCGGCACCGGCGCCGGGATCACCTGGGGCTCCGACCCGGAGCGCGAGTGGGAGGAGACCGAGCTGAAGGCGTCCCGGCTGGTCGCGATAGCGTCGGGCGCCTACGAGTCAGGCGCCCTTGAGGCGAGCGGAAAGGCCACTTCTCGATGA
- a CDS encoding aminodeoxychorismate lyase — MKIWVNGGLHDAEAALVSVLDHGLTVGDGIFETVKAVRGETFALTLHLERLTRSARGLGLPDPDLDEVRRACAAVLDANPMELGRLRITYTGGLSPLGSERGDAGASLVVGLGETGRRADSTAVITVPWTRNERGALTGLKTTSYAENVVALARAREQGASEALFANTVGQLCEGTGSNVFVVVDGRILTPPVSSGCLAGITRALAVEWTGAQETDLPLDVLESADEIFLTSTLRDVQAVHRVDGRELSPAPGPVTAKAMRIFDEHAARDRDPHLA, encoded by the coding sequence ATGAAAATCTGGGTCAACGGCGGGCTGCACGACGCGGAGGCCGCCCTGGTCTCCGTACTGGACCACGGACTGACCGTCGGCGACGGCATCTTCGAGACGGTCAAGGCGGTACGCGGCGAGACCTTCGCCCTCACCCTGCACCTGGAGCGCCTCACCCGCTCCGCCCGCGGCCTCGGCCTGCCCGACCCGGACCTCGACGAGGTCCGCCGCGCCTGTGCCGCCGTCCTCGACGCGAACCCGATGGAGCTCGGCCGGCTCCGCATCACGTACACCGGCGGTCTCTCGCCGCTCGGCTCGGAGCGCGGTGACGCGGGGGCCAGCCTGGTCGTCGGCCTGGGGGAGACCGGCCGTCGCGCCGACTCCACCGCGGTGATCACCGTGCCCTGGACCCGTAACGAGCGCGGCGCCCTCACCGGGCTCAAGACCACCTCGTACGCCGAGAACGTGGTCGCCCTCGCCCGGGCGCGCGAGCAGGGGGCGTCCGAGGCGCTCTTCGCCAACACGGTCGGGCAGCTCTGCGAGGGCACCGGCTCCAACGTCTTCGTCGTGGTCGACGGCCGGATCCTCACCCCGCCCGTCTCCTCCGGCTGCCTCGCGGGGATCACCCGCGCCCTCGCCGTCGAGTGGACCGGTGCGCAGGAGACCGATCTGCCGCTGGACGTCCTGGAGAGCGCCGACGAGATCTTCCTGACCTCGACGCTCCGCGACGTCCAGGCCGTGCACCGCGTCGACGGACGCGAGCTGTCGCCGGCGCCCGGCCCGGTCACCGCCAAGGCCATGCGGATCTTCGACGAGCACGCCGCGCGGGACCGGGATCCGCACCTCGCGTAG
- a CDS encoding GNAT family N-acetyltransferase produces the protein MTTTLRPAEPLQQTPDGGRSRTYDVCVNSRRVGSVHLSTDAGFGAATGVISRLEVREPDRGRGRGTVAALASEEVLRGWGCVGVQISVPADAGPALRMAAALGYTERSRNMVKELPAEPPALPEGIEVRPMTEAEFVTWEAGAKEGFARSWIDRGVPEEQARAKAESSHARFLPEGLATPGVAIHVVVRDGRPAGFLWTGRMELEPGRWAAFVFNIEVDEAQRGHGYGRALMLLAERVAREAGETLLGLHVFAGNTPAIRLYESLDYRTTHINSAKELR, from the coding sequence ATGACCACCACCCTGCGGCCGGCCGAGCCGCTTCAGCAGACGCCCGACGGCGGCCGATCCCGCACCTACGACGTGTGCGTGAACAGTCGCCGCGTCGGTTCCGTGCACCTCTCCACCGACGCCGGCTTCGGGGCCGCCACCGGCGTGATCAGCCGCCTCGAGGTCCGCGAGCCGGACCGGGGGCGGGGCCGTGGCACGGTCGCGGCGCTGGCCTCGGAGGAGGTGCTGCGGGGCTGGGGCTGCGTCGGGGTGCAGATATCGGTGCCCGCCGACGCCGGACCGGCGCTGCGGATGGCCGCTGCGCTCGGCTACACCGAGCGCAGCCGGAACATGGTCAAGGAACTGCCCGCCGAGCCGCCCGCCCTGCCGGAGGGTATCGAGGTGCGGCCGATGACCGAGGCCGAGTTCGTGACGTGGGAGGCAGGGGCCAAGGAGGGCTTCGCGCGGAGCTGGATCGACCGTGGTGTCCCCGAGGAGCAGGCCCGCGCCAAGGCCGAGAGCAGCCACGCGAGGTTCCTCCCGGAGGGGCTCGCCACCCCCGGGGTCGCGATCCACGTGGTCGTCCGGGACGGCCGGCCCGCCGGGTTCCTGTGGACCGGCCGGATGGAGCTGGAGCCGGGGCGGTGGGCGGCCTTCGTGTTCAACATCGAGGTCGACGAGGCGCAGCGCGGCCACGGTTACGGCCGGGCGCTCATGCTGCTCGCCGAGCGGGTCGCGCGGGAGGCCGGGGAGACCCTGCTCGGACTGCACGTCTTCGCGGGCAACACCCCGGCGATCCGGCTCTACGAGTCGCTGGACTACCGCACGACCCACATCAACAGCGCGAAGGAGCTGCGGTAG
- a CDS encoding DsbA family protein: MSDSTTAPASRVVLEAWFDLQCPDCFQALDDVRALREKYGDRLDVQLRHFPLPKHKHAYAAAQAAEEAFEQGKGWPYAEALLARTAELAERGEPVLMEVATELGLDAEEFDTALIDGRHLLTVDADEAEGKAIKVTGTPTYVVDGERLDGGQSQDGLRERIEEITDRLLNG, encoded by the coding sequence ATGAGTGACTCCACCACCGCGCCCGCCTCCCGCGTCGTCCTCGAGGCGTGGTTCGACCTCCAGTGCCCCGACTGCTTCCAGGCCCTCGACGACGTCCGCGCGCTCCGCGAGAAGTACGGCGACCGGCTCGACGTACAGCTGCGGCACTTCCCGCTCCCTAAGCACAAGCACGCGTACGCCGCCGCTCAGGCCGCCGAGGAGGCCTTCGAGCAGGGCAAGGGCTGGCCGTACGCGGAGGCGCTGCTCGCCAGGACCGCGGAGCTGGCTGAGCGGGGCGAGCCGGTGCTCATGGAGGTCGCCACCGAACTCGGCCTGGACGCCGAGGAGTTCGACACGGCGCTGATCGACGGCCGACACCTCCTGACGGTCGACGCGGACGAGGCCGAGGGCAAGGCGATCAAGGTCACCGGCACGCCGACCTATGTCGTCGACGGCGAGCGGCTGGACGGCGGCCAGAGCCAGGACGGCCTGCGCGAGCGCATCGAGGAGATCACCGACCGTCTCCTGAACGGCTGA
- a CDS encoding CGNR zinc finger domain-containing protein, whose translation MLIPHDTRIALDTVVDLMNTAPQGDRADELADIQGLRTFVHAHKISDVGDLGPADLRAVRAVREKFAAVFSAPESRIAAPLINQLVAGAGTTPQLTDHDGYDWHVHYFAPGASVADHLAADCGMALAFIVVAGEQERLRRCEAPDCGRAFVDLSRNRSRRYCDSRTCGNRLHVAAYRARRKEAAG comes from the coding sequence GTGCTGATCCCCCACGACACCCGGATCGCCCTCGACACCGTCGTCGATCTGATGAACACCGCGCCGCAGGGCGACCGGGCCGACGAGCTCGCGGACATCCAGGGGCTGCGGACCTTCGTACACGCGCACAAGATCAGCGATGTGGGCGACCTCGGTCCTGCCGATCTGCGGGCCGTGCGCGCGGTGCGCGAGAAGTTCGCGGCGGTCTTCTCGGCCCCCGAGTCCCGGATCGCGGCCCCCCTGATCAACCAGCTGGTGGCGGGTGCGGGGACCACGCCCCAGCTCACCGACCACGACGGCTACGACTGGCACGTGCACTACTTCGCACCGGGCGCCTCGGTGGCCGACCACCTCGCGGCCGACTGCGGCATGGCGCTGGCGTTCATCGTGGTGGCGGGCGAGCAGGAGCGGCTGCGGCGCTGCGAGGCACCGGACTGCGGCCGGGCCTTCGTCGACCTCTCCCGCAACCGCTCGCGCCGCTACTGCGACAGCCGCACATGTGGAAACCGACTGCACGTGGCCGCGTACCGGGCGCGCCGCAAGGAGGCCGCCGGCTGA
- a CDS encoding SsgA family sporulation/cell division regulator: MNTTVSCELHLRLVVSSESSLPVPAGLRYDTADPYAVHATFHTGAEETVEWVFARDLLAEGLHRPTGTGDVRVWPSRSHGQGVVCIALSSPEGEALLEAPARALESFLKRTDAAVPPGTEHRHFDLDTELSHILADS; encoded by the coding sequence ATGAACACCACGGTCAGCTGCGAGCTGCACCTGCGCCTCGTTGTGTCGAGCGAGTCCTCACTGCCTGTACCCGCGGGCCTGCGGTATGACACGGCCGATCCGTATGCCGTGCACGCCACCTTCCACACCGGAGCCGAGGAGACGGTCGAGTGGGTCTTCGCCCGCGACCTTCTCGCCGAGGGGCTGCACCGGCCCACCGGCACGGGCGACGTCCGTGTCTGGCCGTCCCGTAGTCACGGTCAGGGAGTCGTCTGCATCGCGTTGAGCTCCCCCGAGGGAGAAGCCCTGCTCGAGGCCCCGGCGAGGGCCCTGGAGTCGTTCCTGAAGCGGACCGACGCCGCCGTGCCACCGGGCACCGAGCACCGGCACTTCGATCTCGATACGGAGCTCTCCCACATCCTGGCCGACAGCTGA
- a CDS encoding TIGR02611 family protein: MNAESDERTGESADGQEAELGSRAPEFIKSRRGLHLSWQVGVFIVGLAVVGAGVVMLPLPGPGWLVIFGGMAIWATEFVWAQLVLRWTKRKVTEAAQRALDPKVRRRNIILTTVGLVIIAALLGVYLWKFGFVMPWKITE; encoded by the coding sequence ATGAATGCGGAGAGTGACGAGCGCACCGGGGAGTCCGCAGACGGCCAGGAAGCCGAACTGGGATCCCGCGCACCGGAGTTCATCAAGTCCCGACGAGGCCTGCATCTGAGCTGGCAGGTCGGTGTCTTCATCGTGGGACTCGCCGTGGTCGGCGCCGGAGTGGTCATGCTGCCGCTCCCGGGGCCCGGCTGGCTGGTCATCTTCGGCGGCATGGCGATCTGGGCGACCGAGTTCGTCTGGGCGCAGCTGGTCCTCCGCTGGACCAAGCGCAAGGTCACGGAGGCCGCGCAGCGTGCCCTCGACCCCAAGGTCCGCCGAAGGAACATCATCCTCACCACCGTCGGCCTGGTGATCATCGCCGCCCTGCTCGGCGTCTATCTGTGGAAGTTCGGCTTCGTCATGCCGTGGAAGATCACCGAGTGA
- a CDS encoding SRPBCC family protein, with product MDWCRYRFRSVWRLAAPPDAVYAVLERAEEYPRWWPQVREVVPVDDNTGTARFRSWLPYDIVVTARALRSDPEAGVLEVELGGDLEGWARWTLTPEGAGTHALYEQEVEVRARLLRALAVPGRPVFRANHALMMRGGRRGIVARLKGPLEERR from the coding sequence ATGGACTGGTGCCGGTACCGCTTCCGCAGCGTCTGGCGGCTCGCCGCGCCACCCGACGCCGTCTACGCCGTCCTGGAGCGGGCCGAGGAGTACCCCCGCTGGTGGCCCCAGGTCCGCGAGGTCGTCCCCGTCGACGACAACACCGGCACCGCCCGCTTCCGCTCCTGGCTCCCGTACGACATCGTCGTCACCGCCCGCGCCCTGCGCAGCGACCCCGAGGCCGGGGTCCTGGAGGTCGAACTCGGCGGCGACCTGGAGGGCTGGGCCCGCTGGACCCTCACCCCGGAAGGCGCCGGCACCCACGCCCTGTACGAGCAGGAGGTCGAGGTCCGGGCCCGTCTGCTGCGCGCCCTCGCCGTCCCCGGCCGGCCCGTTTTCCGCGCCAACCACGCCCTGATGATGCGAGGCGGGCGCCGGGGGATCGTCGCCCGTCTGAAGGGGCCGCTCGAAGAGCGTCGATGA
- a CDS encoding 3'-5' exonuclease, with product MTMHWYEGPLAAFDTETTGVDVEGDRIVSAALVVQDTVGARPRVTRWLVNPGIPVPEGATAVHGLTDDHLQRNGRWPAPVMEELARALAEQSAAGRPLVVMNAPFDLTILDRELRRHRASTLGDYLGGTPLCVLDPRVLDKHLDRYRKGRRTLTDLCAHYEVELAGAHDAAADATAALDVVRAVARRFSSRLERLTPAELHTLQAVWHAAQARGLQAWFTRQGTPETVDPSWPLRPELGTAA from the coding sequence ATGACGATGCACTGGTACGAAGGGCCCCTGGCCGCTTTCGACACGGAGACCACGGGAGTTGACGTCGAGGGCGACCGGATCGTGTCCGCCGCCCTCGTCGTACAGGACACGGTGGGGGCGCGTCCGCGGGTGACGCGGTGGCTGGTCAATCCGGGCATACCGGTGCCCGAGGGGGCCACCGCCGTGCACGGGCTGACGGACGATCACCTCCAGCGGAACGGCCGGTGGCCGGCTCCGGTGATGGAGGAGCTGGCGCGCGCGCTGGCGGAGCAGAGTGCGGCGGGGCGTCCGCTGGTGGTGATGAACGCGCCGTTCGATCTGACGATCCTCGACCGCGAGCTGCGCAGGCACCGGGCGTCCACGCTCGGCGACTATCTGGGGGGCACCCCGCTGTGCGTCCTCGACCCGCGGGTCCTGGACAAGCATCTGGACCGCTACCGGAAGGGCCGCCGGACGCTCACAGACCTGTGCGCGCACTACGAGGTGGAGCTGGCGGGGGCGCACGACGCGGCGGCGGACGCGACGGCTGCGCTCGATGTCGTACGGGCGGTGGCGCGGCGTTTCTCGTCGCGGCTGGAGCGGTTGACGCCGGCGGAGCTGCACACGCTGCAGGCGGTGTGGCACGCGGCGCAGGCGCGGGGCCTCCAGGCGTGGTTCACCCGGCAGGGGACGCCGGAGACCGTGGACCCGTCGTGGCCGCTGCGGCCGGAACTCGGCACCGCGGCCTGA
- a CDS encoding DUF4365 domain-containing protein, whose protein sequence is MALAQPESGGLPPQRLAPTRGSLATTACMETLQVGYLHAVAAAAGCSLSQPFPDNGIDWHVSHGSPGHTVDDEVTIKVQLKCTYQIPPRPAGKTFSFTLDNDHLVKLARTPVSVHKILVVMLVPRSQEDWLRASHDRLDLRHCCYWINLAGHPVTGRRRTTVRVPTARIFDDRALCEIMTRVGVGGRP, encoded by the coding sequence ATGGCGCTCGCCCAGCCCGAGTCGGGAGGGCTGCCGCCCCAGCGGCTGGCACCGACGCGCGGCTCACTCGCCACCACCGCCTGCATGGAGACCCTCCAGGTGGGATACCTGCACGCCGTCGCCGCCGCGGCCGGCTGCTCGCTGTCCCAGCCCTTTCCGGACAACGGCATCGACTGGCACGTGAGCCACGGCTCGCCCGGCCACACGGTCGACGACGAGGTGACCATCAAGGTGCAGCTGAAGTGCACCTACCAGATACCGCCGCGCCCGGCCGGGAAGACCTTCTCGTTCACCCTCGACAACGACCACCTGGTGAAGCTCGCCAGGACCCCGGTGTCCGTGCACAAGATCCTCGTCGTGATGCTCGTCCCGAGGTCACAGGAGGACTGGCTGAGAGCGAGCCACGACCGGCTCGACCTGCGGCACTGCTGCTACTGGATCAACCTGGCCGGACACCCGGTCACGGGACGGCGCCGGACCACCGTGCGCGTACCGACGGCACGGATCTTCGACGACCGGGCGCTCTGCGAGATCATGACCCGGGTCGGCGTGGGAGGGAGACCTTGA